A DNA window from bacterium contains the following coding sequences:
- a CDS encoding T9SS type A sorting domain-containing protein, producing MRTPLGIVLSALLASCAFAQITLTQANMPGVGTQFSSFSTDAEVTFDPGAGGSNQNWDISSFDYSGGYVSTFVAPSSTPFAADFPTATHAAEGEGSYSFFRAASAGLFNLGFGVVDVDTTYANPYDEEYLLIEFPCTMNTNWTSVLRTTIEFMPGFTITSVDSELHEIDGWGNLTVPTPVVETFPVLRDLAHSYNWVLMNGIPQGDTEENWSYNWFGQNGVTGGSFTAAESGTGPDFTSGYLSFSSSGGSPTDPIRGPVAQSFRLSQNYPNPFNPTTNLPIELAKNSHVEMTIYNETGQVVMQQSFDLSAGSHSLPIDGSAWGSGSYFAKVTAGVEAQSTRMVLVK from the coding sequence ATGAGAACACCACTTGGTATCGTTCTGAGTGCGCTTCTTGCGAGCTGCGCGTTTGCTCAGATTACGTTGACGCAGGCTAATATGCCGGGCGTCGGAACACAGTTTTCGTCGTTTTCGACGGACGCTGAAGTAACATTTGATCCCGGTGCGGGCGGTTCGAATCAGAACTGGGACATATCGTCATTTGACTACTCAGGTGGGTACGTCAGCACGTTCGTCGCGCCGTCCTCGACGCCCTTTGCGGCAGATTTTCCGACCGCGACACACGCGGCAGAAGGAGAAGGATCCTATAGCTTCTTCCGCGCCGCTTCCGCCGGCCTCTTCAATCTTGGCTTCGGCGTCGTGGATGTTGACACAACGTATGCGAACCCTTATGACGAAGAATACTTGCTGATTGAATTCCCGTGCACGATGAACACAAATTGGACAAGCGTCTTACGCACGACCATTGAGTTCATGCCAGGCTTCACCATTACTTCCGTTGACAGCGAATTGCATGAGATCGACGGCTGGGGCAACTTGACCGTACCAACCCCGGTCGTCGAAACATTTCCCGTGCTGCGCGATCTCGCGCACAGTTACAATTGGGTGTTGATGAACGGAATACCGCAGGGAGATACGGAAGAGAACTGGTCTTATAACTGGTTCGGGCAGAACGGAGTTACCGGCGGCAGCTTCACAGCCGCGGAATCCGGAACTGGACCAGACTTCACGAGCGGCTATTTGAGCTTCTCGAGCAGCGGCGGCAGCCCCACCGATCCGATTCGCGGCCCGGTTGCCCAGAGCTTCAGGCTATCGCAGAATTACCCCAATCCGTTCAATCCGACGACGAATTTGCCGATCGAATTGGCGAAGAACTCGCATGTGGAAATGACAATTTACAATGAGACGGGACAAGTCGTGATGCAGCAGTCGTTCGATCTGAGCGCCGGTTCGCACAGCCTGCCGATTGACGGCAGCGCATGGGGCAGCGGCAGCTATTTCGCCAAAGTGACGGCCGGAGTCGAAGCGCAAAGCACACGTATGGTGTTGGTGAAGTAA
- a CDS encoding dienelactone hydrolase family protein — translation MANAALKATLVDYTVDGKEYQGYLVQNEKITEPRPAVVVFPEWWGINEYVKRRARELADLGYVAFVADMYGQGMTTTNAEEANKLASAFYQDFAKFETMTNAAYEQMLMQAHVDTARTAAIGFCFGGTAALELARSGAPLKGCVSFHGGLAAPNPERARNIKGRVLVLHGDADPFVPNEQVTQFDQAMTEAGVNYKVIHYAGAKHAFTNPNADKTGLDGVAYDAEAEKASMTEMRVMLSELFAKPAAVEDKKE, via the coding sequence ATGGCGAATGCCGCGCTCAAAGCCACCTTGGTGGACTACACCGTGGACGGGAAAGAGTATCAGGGCTATCTCGTTCAGAATGAGAAGATCACGGAACCGCGCCCGGCGGTGGTCGTTTTTCCCGAGTGGTGGGGCATCAATGAGTATGTGAAGCGCCGCGCGCGCGAACTGGCGGACTTGGGTTACGTCGCGTTTGTCGCGGACATGTACGGCCAAGGCATGACGACAACCAATGCCGAAGAGGCAAACAAGTTGGCGAGCGCTTTCTATCAGGACTTTGCGAAATTCGAAACCATGACCAACGCGGCTTACGAGCAGATGCTCATGCAGGCGCATGTGGACACGGCGCGGACGGCGGCGATCGGTTTTTGTTTTGGGGGCACAGCCGCGCTCGAACTGGCGCGGAGCGGTGCGCCGTTGAAAGGCTGCGTGTCCTTTCACGGCGGATTGGCCGCGCCCAATCCGGAGCGGGCACGCAACATCAAGGGGCGTGTACTGGTCTTACATGGTGACGCCGATCCCTTTGTGCCGAATGAGCAGGTGACGCAATTTGACCAGGCCATGACGGAAGCCGGGGTCAACTACAAAGTGATCCACTACGCGGGTGCAAAGCACGCTTTCACCAATCCCAACGCGGACAAGACGGGGTTGGATGGTGTAGCATATGACGCCGAAGCGGAGAAGGCGTCCATGACAGAGATGCGTGTCATGCTTTCCGAGCTGTTCGCCAAGCCTGCCGCCGTCGAAGACAAGAAAGAGTAG
- a CDS encoding inorganic diphosphatase, which yields MKLHELPPGPRIPNEIYVVVEVPYGHRNKYEYDSDLGAIVLDRPLFSPVHYPGDYGFIPGTLADDGDPLDVLVLVKTPTFPGCVVAARPLGVLLMHDEKGGDEKVLCVPSTDPSFETYHSLSDVPPHFLREMDHFFRVYKELEGKHVTSMGWKDRWEAEQVIKDCIKRAKTKPTASRKAAAVKKTTVKKKKPKGTR from the coding sequence TTGAAGCTGCACGAATTACCGCCCGGACCGCGCATTCCGAATGAGATATATGTCGTGGTGGAAGTGCCCTACGGCCACCGCAACAAGTACGAGTATGACAGTGACCTCGGCGCGATCGTACTGGATCGCCCACTATTTTCTCCGGTGCACTATCCGGGAGATTACGGATTTATCCCCGGAACATTGGCGGACGACGGCGATCCGCTGGATGTGCTGGTACTGGTCAAGACGCCGACCTTTCCGGGGTGTGTGGTGGCGGCGCGCCCGCTGGGCGTGCTGTTGATGCACGATGAAAAGGGCGGTGACGAGAAGGTCTTGTGCGTGCCTTCAACGGATCCGTCCTTTGAAACATATCACAGCCTATCCGACGTGCCGCCGCATTTCCTGCGCGAGATGGATCACTTCTTTCGTGTTTACAAGGAGCTCGAAGGCAAGCATGTGACCTCCATGGGTTGGAAGGACCGTTGGGAAGCGGAACAGGTGATCAAAGATTGCATCAAGCGGGCCAAGACGAAACCAACCGCGTCGCGCAAGGCCGCGGCGGTGAAGAAGACGACTGTCAAGAAGAAGAAACCAAAGGGGACCCGATGA
- a CDS encoding SDR family oxidoreductase — MATVLITGCSSGFGHLATRQIAAAGHTVFATMRDPVGRNRAAADELSGLDNVRVLALDVTSDESVANAIAGIDAALDCVIHNAGMGVNGVAEASTPAQLSYVLDVNVVGVHRLNRAVLPAMRAQRSGLLIYVSSGLGRTVLPYLSGYCASKFALEAYAESLAYEVITHGIETVIIQPGAYPSNFRANILDTDDAARLAGYPDEQAEAEQSDAQTKQYLASGAAPDPRDVSNAMLMMLEATPGTRPLRVALRKDSGGLKMINQICSEVQGAMLRGMRLEHRLPKRPQL; from the coding sequence ATGGCCACGGTATTGATCACGGGCTGTTCAAGCGGTTTCGGTCATTTGGCAACGCGACAGATTGCGGCGGCGGGGCATACGGTTTTCGCGACGATGCGGGATCCGGTCGGCCGGAACCGCGCGGCGGCGGATGAGTTAAGCGGACTCGACAATGTGCGCGTACTCGCGCTCGATGTAACGAGCGACGAGTCGGTTGCCAATGCAATCGCGGGAATAGACGCTGCGCTGGACTGCGTGATACACAATGCGGGGATGGGCGTGAACGGCGTGGCCGAAGCGAGCACACCCGCGCAATTGAGCTATGTTCTCGACGTGAATGTGGTGGGCGTGCATCGGCTCAATCGTGCCGTGCTGCCCGCGATGCGGGCGCAGCGGAGCGGTTTGCTGATTTATGTTTCGAGCGGATTGGGCCGGACGGTGCTGCCCTATCTGTCGGGCTATTGCGCCAGCAAGTTCGCGCTTGAGGCGTACGCCGAATCATTGGCCTACGAAGTCATCACGCACGGCATTGAAACAGTGATTATTCAGCCGGGCGCCTATCCGTCGAATTTTCGGGCCAACATACTTGATACGGACGATGCGGCGCGGCTGGCCGGCTATCCGGACGAGCAGGCCGAGGCCGAACAATCGGACGCGCAGACGAAGCAGTACCTGGCCAGCGGGGCCGCGCCCGATCCGCGGGACGTGAGCAACGCCATGCTTATGATGCTTGAAGCCACTCCGGGCACGCGCCCGTTACGGGTCGCGCTACGCAAGGACTCCGGAGGGCTGAAAATGATTAATCAAATTTGCAGTGAGGTTCAAGGCGCCATGCTCCGCGGCATGCGCTTGGAACATCGCTTGCCTAAACGACCACAATTATAG
- a CDS encoding TerC family protein: MALLLLDLGVFNKTAHVVSKKEALAWCAVWFTLAMFYGGFVYWWKGEQTAVEYVSGYLIELSLSVDNMFVFILIFQYFKVPPKYQHRVLFWGILGAMILRGLMIALGAALIAAFDWVLYVFGAFLIYTGIRMAMQDEQGVDPDKNPLVTLTKKIFPITSQFYGEKFFIRRRGFWAATPLFVVLQVINFTDVVFALDSIPAIFAITLDPFVVFTSNVFAILGLRSLYFALHGMMDSFHYLKYGLAGVLTFIGVKMLIGHTAFAIPLGWALAAVGGMLALSIVASLVFPKRVHEKHEHHGV; the protein is encoded by the coding sequence ATGGCGCTGCTCCTGCTCGACCTGGGTGTTTTCAATAAGACGGCGCACGTCGTCTCGAAGAAAGAAGCGTTAGCGTGGTGCGCGGTGTGGTTTACGCTGGCGATGTTTTACGGCGGGTTCGTCTATTGGTGGAAAGGAGAGCAGACAGCCGTTGAGTATGTGAGCGGCTATCTGATTGAACTGTCGTTGTCGGTGGACAACATGTTCGTGTTCATCCTGATCTTCCAATATTTTAAGGTACCTCCGAAGTACCAGCATCGCGTGCTGTTCTGGGGTATTTTGGGCGCGATGATCTTGCGCGGCCTGATGATTGCGTTGGGTGCGGCGTTGATCGCGGCGTTTGACTGGGTGCTCTATGTATTCGGCGCGTTCCTGATCTACACGGGTATCCGCATGGCCATGCAGGACGAGCAGGGCGTTGACCCGGACAAGAATCCGCTGGTGACGTTGACGAAGAAGATTTTCCCGATCACCAGCCAGTTTTACGGCGAGAAGTTCTTCATTCGCAGGCGCGGTTTCTGGGCGGCGACGCCGCTGTTTGTGGTGCTGCAGGTGATCAATTTCACGGACGTCGTGTTCGCGCTGGACTCGATTCCGGCGATTTTTGCGATTACGCTCGATCCCTTCGTCGTGTTTACGTCGAACGTGTTCGCGATCCTTGGACTGCGATCTCTGTATTTCGCGCTGCACGGGATGATGGACAGTTTCCACTACTTGAAATATGGGTTGGCCGGCGTGCTGACGTTTATTGGCGTCAAGATGCTGATCGGCCACACGGCCTTCGCGATTCCGCTTGGCTGGGCGCTGGCGGCGGTCGGCGGCATGCTGGCGCTTTCGATCGTCGCGTCGCTGGTTTTCCCGAAGCGCGTTCACGAGAAGCACGAGCACCACGGAGTATAG
- a CDS encoding class I SAM-dependent methyltransferase, whose product MASGKRQAELWGPSAPMWAERQEAYSLPLSAWLIEQCGVSAGQHVLDAGCGAGGAMVLAAERGARVTGTDVAPEMLAIARSRVPAGEFIVTDTESLPFADAAFDVSLAANSLQFTEHPVVALRELARVTKRGGLIGICCFAAPEHSNFATLGAAVRKLFVQPPHFEGPFSLSPPAKLFDVISQAGLVIRETAEIDLVRSHAHFEELWEGQSGAGATRYSVSQLGAEPVKQAMAAAAQQFTDESGKLTLSNRFVVVVASTAIEKH is encoded by the coding sequence ATGGCATCCGGGAAACGACAAGCTGAGCTGTGGGGACCGAGTGCGCCAATGTGGGCGGAACGGCAAGAGGCTTACAGTCTGCCGTTGTCCGCGTGGCTGATTGAGCAATGCGGCGTGAGTGCGGGACAACATGTATTGGATGCGGGCTGCGGAGCAGGCGGCGCAATGGTATTGGCGGCCGAACGCGGCGCGCGCGTGACGGGGACTGATGTGGCGCCGGAGATGCTGGCTATCGCGCGCTCACGTGTACCGGCTGGAGAGTTCATCGTCACCGATACGGAGTCGCTGCCGTTCGCGGACGCGGCGTTTGACGTGTCGCTCGCCGCGAACTCGCTGCAGTTCACGGAGCATCCAGTCGTTGCGTTACGGGAACTTGCGCGCGTGACCAAGCGCGGTGGACTGATCGGCATTTGCTGCTTTGCAGCGCCGGAGCATTCCAATTTTGCGACGCTCGGCGCGGCGGTTCGCAAGCTGTTCGTCCAGCCGCCGCATTTTGAAGGACCGTTTTCTCTGTCACCGCCGGCGAAGCTGTTTGACGTGATCTCACAGGCAGGTCTGGTGATTCGGGAGACTGCGGAGATAGACCTCGTGCGCAGCCATGCGCACTTTGAGGAGCTGTGGGAAGGCCAGTCCGGCGCAGGGGCGACGCGCTATTCGGTGAGCCAACTGGGAGCGGAGCCGGTGAAACAGGCCATGGCTGCCGCGGCGCAGCAGTTTACGGATGAGTCGGGCAAATTGACTTTAAGCAACCGTTTCGTCGTGGTCGTTGCGAGCACGGCGATCGAGAAACATTAG
- a CDS encoding META domain-containing protein, whose translation MLQPTPDAVKPAPVVQSPDTISSPPPKTPRQPHEPLKNKRWRLYELNGAAVAMAEGFRQEPYIMLSLQTNRAKGAASCNRFGGTYSVDGEQLAFSEMLTTKVNCDGAMEVEREFLRGLELVNRYRMVGEDSVVFLQNSKVVMRLAALYLN comes from the coding sequence GTGCTTCAACCGACGCCTGATGCGGTAAAGCCCGCTCCCGTGGTGCAGTCACCCGATACGATTTCCTCGCCGCCGCCGAAGACGCCGCGACAACCGCACGAGCCGCTGAAAAACAAGCGCTGGCGGCTGTACGAGCTGAACGGGGCAGCGGTTGCGATGGCGGAGGGTTTTCGCCAGGAGCCTTATATTATGCTCAGTTTGCAGACGAATCGCGCCAAAGGCGCGGCCAGCTGCAATCGCTTCGGCGGCACCTACTCGGTTGACGGTGAACAACTCGCGTTCAGCGAGATGTTGACGACAAAAGTCAATTGCGACGGGGCCATGGAGGTTGAGCGGGAATTCCTGCGCGGTTTGGAATTGGTCAACCGTTACCGCATGGTGGGCGAAGACAGTGTTGTGTTTTTGCAGAATAGCAAAGTTGTGATGCGCCTGGCCGCATTGTACCTGAACTGA
- a CDS encoding NAD(P)H-binding protein codes for MIAVIGATGLLGGPVVERLLDDGFQVRVLSRTPITAKEQLGNRPEYAHADVTDFDSLVHGFEGCTAVHINLNTDHDASPDDVLHEGLVNVANAAAECGIQKISLISGDWEPDPQHAWSRRAALSKGILALEAGSVPTVVWCCTWFFESLDYFVMPDRGLMVGEQPLTWHFVAAHDYAKMVSALMEEEEWQGHRRYTVHGPRGMKMLDALQYYCEQLRPGLPVEQVSIAEAKELAAQDEEMAWLDSFADFMAKFEQYGETGNPQAAAALLRGPLMTIEDWCKHLLA; via the coding sequence ATGATTGCAGTGATTGGTGCGACAGGATTGTTGGGCGGGCCTGTGGTGGAGCGCTTGCTCGACGACGGATTTCAAGTGCGCGTCTTGAGCCGCACGCCGATTACCGCCAAGGAGCAATTGGGTAACCGCCCGGAGTATGCCCATGCCGACGTGACGGACTTCGATTCGCTCGTGCATGGTTTCGAGGGCTGCACGGCGGTGCATATCAATCTGAATACGGATCATGACGCATCGCCGGACGACGTTCTGCACGAGGGCCTGGTCAACGTGGCCAACGCCGCGGCTGAGTGCGGTATTCAGAAGATCTCGCTTATTTCCGGCGACTGGGAACCCGACCCGCAGCATGCGTGGAGCAGACGCGCGGCGTTATCAAAGGGCATTCTTGCGCTCGAAGCGGGCAGCGTACCGACGGTTGTGTGGTGCTGCACGTGGTTTTTTGAGAGCCTCGACTATTTTGTCATGCCGGATCGCGGCCTGATGGTCGGCGAGCAGCCGCTCACGTGGCACTTTGTCGCGGCGCACGACTACGCGAAGATGGTATCGGCGTTGATGGAGGAGGAGGAATGGCAGGGCCACCGCCGGTATACCGTACACGGCCCGCGCGGCATGAAGATGCTGGACGCGCTGCAATATTATTGTGAACAGTTGCGGCCCGGCCTGCCGGTTGAGCAGGTTTCGATTGCAGAGGCCAAGGAGCTTGCGGCCCAGGATGAAGAGATGGCCTGGCTTGACAGTTTTGCCGATTTCATGGCGAAGTTTGAACAGTACGGTGAAACGGGAAATCCACAGGCGGCTGCGGCCTTACTCCGCGGACCGCTCATGACGATCGAGGACTGGTGCAAACATCTGCTCGCATAA
- a CDS encoding aldo/keto reductase: MQQRKLGKIGPSVSALGLGCMGMSEFYGTSDMKENIKVLHRALDLGCSFWDTADMYGVGLNEVLLSHVLRERRNEVFIATKFANVRSFDGSFLGVNGKPEYVKRCCDASLMRLGVEQIDLYYQHRIDPKVPIEETWGAMKELVDAGKVKYLGISEAGPKTVRRAHAVHPMAAAQYEYSMWTRDIELELLPVCRELGIAMVPYSPLGRGFLTGHYADTAQISSPGDARAHFPRFEGENLTSNRAWLLKIEDKAKQHGCTTAQLALAWVLAKGEDMIPIPGTKKIQRLEENLKALEIRLSAGDVSELDQLADPAAIAGGRYPAFSISSTMTESI, translated from the coding sequence ATGCAACAACGTAAATTAGGTAAGATTGGTCCGAGTGTTTCGGCGCTGGGGCTTGGGTGCATGGGGATGTCCGAGTTTTACGGAACATCGGACATGAAAGAGAACATCAAGGTATTGCATCGCGCGCTGGATTTGGGATGCAGCTTTTGGGATACGGCGGATATGTATGGCGTCGGGCTCAATGAAGTGCTGCTCTCGCACGTGCTGCGTGAACGGCGCAATGAGGTGTTTATCGCCACGAAATTTGCGAATGTGCGCAGCTTCGACGGCTCGTTTCTGGGTGTGAACGGGAAGCCGGAATATGTGAAACGCTGCTGCGACGCGAGTTTGATGCGGTTGGGCGTCGAGCAGATTGATCTCTACTATCAACATCGCATTGATCCGAAGGTTCCGATTGAAGAGACGTGGGGCGCTATGAAGGAACTGGTGGACGCGGGCAAGGTGAAGTATCTTGGCATATCGGAAGCGGGCCCGAAGACGGTTCGCCGCGCCCACGCCGTGCATCCCATGGCGGCGGCACAGTATGAATACTCCATGTGGACGCGCGACATCGAACTGGAGCTACTGCCGGTCTGCCGCGAGCTGGGAATCGCGATGGTGCCATACAGTCCGTTGGGTCGCGGTTTTTTGACAGGGCACTATGCCGACACCGCACAGATTTCCTCGCCGGGCGATGCGCGGGCGCATTTCCCGCGCTTTGAAGGTGAGAATCTGACCAGCAATCGCGCTTGGCTATTGAAGATTGAAGACAAGGCCAAGCAACATGGTTGCACCACAGCGCAGCTTGCGCTGGCGTGGGTGCTGGCCAAGGGCGAGGACATGATTCCGATTCCGGGCACGAAGAAGATCCAACGATTGGAAGAAAATCTGAAGGCGCTCGAGATTAGATTGTCGGCAGGCGATGTGTCGGAATTGGACCAATTGGCTGACCCCGCCGCGATTGCGGGCGGCCGCTACCCGGCCTTCAGCATCAGCTCAACGATGACGGAGAGTATTTGA
- a CDS encoding glutamate mutase L gives MKKPSDITTILATDCGSTTTKAILIEKQGDEYRLVCRGEAPTTVEAPFEDVTKGVLNAISEIGEIMGREFTEKDGIIKTKSGDRGCDIYISTSSAGGGLQMMVSGVVKAMTAESAERAALGAGAIVMDTLASNDGRLPHQKIERIRKLRPDMILLSGGVDGGTTKHVIELAELLKAARPRPRLGSSYKLPVIYAGNKEARDDIKNVLGDEVDLLVVDNLRPVLERENLGPARDAIHDLFMEHVMAQAPGYRKLMAWSDAPIMPTPGAVGDIMQRVAKARDITLVGVDIGGATTDVFSIFRVPGSETKETVFNRTVSANLGMSYSVMNVLAEAGIENIMRWVPFVIDERELRNRIANKMIRPTTIPQTKEELQIEQAISREALRLAFVQHKNFATSLKGIQQERTISDTFDQSGSGETVVNMMSLNIIVGSGGVLSHAPRRSQAAHMMMDAFQPEGVTELAVDSIFMMPHLGVLASVHEQAAIQVFEKDCLVRLGSCVCPVGKSKEGKPCVTITGTSKSGQAFNQSVPFGELLLFPLAPGDEIKATIKPEKGFDVGAGSGKEIQATLHGGVVGLLIDTRGRPLDLSPQTENRVAKIQKWTKIQDFILADAHDDGVATVRKGT, from the coding sequence ATGAAAAAACCATCTGACATCACGACAATTCTGGCGACGGACTGCGGTTCGACGACCACTAAGGCAATTCTGATCGAGAAGCAGGGGGACGAGTATCGGTTGGTGTGCCGCGGTGAGGCGCCGACGACCGTGGAAGCGCCGTTTGAAGACGTGACGAAAGGTGTGCTCAACGCGATCTCCGAGATCGGCGAGATCATGGGGCGCGAGTTCACGGAAAAAGACGGCATCATCAAGACGAAGTCGGGCGACCGTGGTTGCGACATATACATTTCGACTTCGTCGGCGGGCGGCGGCTTGCAGATGATGGTGTCGGGTGTCGTGAAGGCCATGACCGCGGAATCGGCGGAACGCGCGGCGCTCGGTGCGGGCGCGATTGTGATGGACACGCTGGCGTCAAATGATGGCCGCTTGCCGCATCAGAAGATAGAGCGCATTCGCAAGCTGCGGCCTGACATGATTCTGCTCTCGGGCGGCGTGGACGGCGGCACGACGAAACATGTGATCGAGCTTGCCGAGCTCTTGAAGGCCGCGCGACCGCGGCCGCGCTTGGGGTCGTCCTACAAGCTGCCGGTGATTTACGCGGGGAACAAAGAGGCGCGCGACGACATCAAGAATGTGCTCGGGGATGAGGTGGATTTGCTCGTGGTGGACAATCTGCGGCCGGTGCTCGAACGCGAGAATCTCGGCCCCGCACGCGACGCGATCCATGACCTGTTTATGGAGCACGTGATGGCACAGGCGCCGGGCTATCGCAAGCTGATGGCGTGGTCGGATGCGCCGATTATGCCGACGCCGGGCGCGGTGGGAGATATTATGCAGCGCGTGGCCAAGGCGCGCGACATTACGCTTGTGGGTGTGGACATCGGCGGCGCGACGACGGACGTATTCTCGATTTTCCGCGTGCCGGGATCGGAAACGAAGGAGACGGTGTTCAATCGCACGGTGTCCGCGAATTTGGGGATGAGCTATTCGGTGATGAATGTTCTGGCCGAAGCGGGAATTGAGAACATCATGCGCTGGGTGCCGTTTGTGATTGACGAGCGCGAATTGCGCAACCGCATCGCCAACAAGATGATTCGCCCGACGACGATTCCGCAGACGAAAGAAGAGCTGCAAATCGAGCAGGCGATTTCGCGCGAAGCGCTCAGGCTGGCGTTCGTGCAGCATAAGAATTTCGCCACGTCATTAAAGGGCATACAGCAGGAGCGCACGATTTCGGATACCTTCGACCAGAGCGGCTCGGGTGAAACGGTGGTGAACATGATGAGTTTGAACATCATCGTAGGGTCGGGCGGTGTGCTGTCGCATGCGCCGCGGCGCAGTCAGGCCGCGCACATGATGATGGACGCGTTTCAGCCGGAAGGGGTGACTGAACTCGCGGTGGATTCGATCTTCATGATGCCGCACCTCGGCGTGCTGGCGAGTGTGCACGAGCAAGCAGCGATTCAGGTGTTTGAAAAAGATTGTCTGGTGCGACTTGGTTCATGCGTTTGTCCCGTGGGCAAGAGCAAAGAAGGCAAGCCGTGCGTGACGATCACCGGCACGAGCAAGAGCGGACAGGCATTCAATCAGAGCGTACCGTTCGGTGAGTTGCTGCTGTTCCCGCTGGCACCGGGTGATGAAATCAAGGCGACGATTAAGCCTGAAAAAGGCTTTGACGTCGGCGCCGGATCAGGCAAAGAAATTCAAGCGACGCTGCACGGCGGTGTGGTCGGCCTGCTGATTGACACGCGCGGTCGTCCGCTGGATTTGTCACCGCAGACGGAAAATCGCGTTGCCAAGATCCAGAAGTGGACGAAGATACAGGACTTCATCTTAGCCGACGCGCATGATGATGGTGTGGCGACGGTGAGGAAGGGCACTTAA
- a CDS encoding ferredoxin, with translation MSKYNITIDKNRCVGSTLCMMEAPDIFALDAEFQSHVIAPDTLDDEGVLAAAHACPMNAIFLVDKETGERVWPRN, from the coding sequence ATGTCGAAATACAATATCACCATTGACAAGAATCGCTGCGTCGGTTCGACGTTGTGCATGATGGAAGCGCCGGATATTTTCGCGCTCGACGCGGAGTTTCAGTCGCATGTGATTGCGCCGGACACCCTGGATGACGAAGGTGTTCTCGCGGCCGCGCACGCCTGCCCGATGAACGCGATTTTTCTGGTGGACAAGGAGACCGGCGAGCGGGTTTGGCCAAGAAACTGA
- a CDS encoding cytochrome P450 yields MTTLNFNDMMTRDVMNDPHAYYHKLRAHDPVYWNEKWGGWVLTRYHDIVKVLRDPAGWSSQRIKYLGEEMKPGDEIRFKPIFDVLANWFIFKDQPDHTRIRRLLNPVLTPIALEKYKPRIQQIVHSVIDRIEAGKQYDMVKEFSYLIPLTVILNMLGIPEADKDRDDIKYWSEQIGVLFFIRADEPRRREIACEGINSFVEYLSPLVEERRQRPQDDLISMLTQAEKDGILSRDEVIATVVLLVFGGHETTTNLINNGSLAFIQNPDQWELLKKHPELTDSAVEELLRFDTSVKATVRWAKYDQEVGGKQIKKDQRLLLALTAANRDPEVFKDPDKLDITRNPNPHVSFAHGIHVCVGGPLARMEAGETFRIMAERMELPKLAANVLEYQPAIVSRALNEFPVVWETCPIQHSA; encoded by the coding sequence ATGACCACACTCAATTTTAATGACATGATGACGCGGGACGTGATGAACGATCCGCATGCGTATTATCACAAGCTGCGCGCGCATGATCCGGTTTACTGGAACGAGAAGTGGGGCGGCTGGGTGCTGACGCGCTATCACGATATCGTGAAGGTGCTGCGCGATCCGGCGGGATGGTCGTCCCAGCGGATCAAGTATTTGGGTGAAGAGATGAAACCCGGCGACGAGATTCGGTTTAAGCCGATCTTCGACGTGTTGGCCAACTGGTTCATCTTCAAGGATCAGCCGGATCACACGCGCATTCGCCGGCTGCTCAATCCGGTGCTGACGCCGATTGCGCTGGAGAAATACAAGCCGCGCATTCAGCAGATCGTGCATTCGGTGATAGACCGGATCGAAGCGGGGAAGCAGTACGACATGGTTAAGGAGTTTTCGTACCTGATTCCGTTGACCGTGATTCTGAACATGCTCGGCATTCCCGAAGCGGACAAAGACCGCGACGACATTAAGTACTGGAGCGAACAGATCGGCGTGCTGTTCTTCATTCGCGCCGACGAACCGCGCCGCCGCGAAATTGCCTGCGAGGGGATCAACTCGTTTGTCGAGTATCTTTCGCCGCTGGTTGAAGAGCGCCGTCAGCGTCCGCAGGATGATCTGATTTCGATGTTGACGCAGGCCGAGAAGGACGGCATCCTGAGCCGCGACGAAGTGATTGCGACGGTGGTGCTGCTGGTGTTCGGCGGTCACGAAACGACGACGAACCTGATTAACAACGGTTCGCTGGCCTTCATTCAGAATCCGGATCAGTGGGAGCTGCTCAAGAAGCACCCGGAGTTGACCGACAGCGCGGTGGAAGAGCTGCTGCGCTTTGATACTTCGGTGAAGGCGACGGTGCGCTGGGCCAAGTATGATCAGGAAGTGGGCGGCAAACAGATCAAGAAGGATCAGCGCCTGCTGCTGGCACTGACGGCGGCGAACCGTGATCCGGAAGTGTTTAAGGATCCTGACAAACTCGATATCACGCGCAATCCGAATCCGCACGTGTCGTTCGCGCACGGCATACACGTTTGCGTGGGCGGCCCGCTGGCGCGCATGGAAGCGGGTGAGACGTTCCGCATCATGGCGGAGCGGATGGAGCTGCCGAAGCTCGCGGCGAATGTGCTTGAGTATCAACCGGCGATTGTGTCGCGTGCGTTGAACGAGTTCCCGGTGGTGTGGGAGACGTGCCCGATACAACATTCAGCGTAA